The DNA window ggtttagaaacagcgttgtggatggcctaattcTAATTTACTTTCACGTTTTAAACTGAAATGCAATAGATTTATTTTTTGACATTTTTGAATTAATAGTTAATGAAAATAGAGTCGGCAATTAATTTTAAGAAAACAATGAAAACTAGACAAATTTCTTCAAGAAGGAATCCTCAGAAACTGTCTCGCCGACCACCGTCTCCAAAAAGGGCTCCTCTAAACCGTATCGGAATTGTGGGCGGAGGTGGAAACCGTGGAGAGGGATCGCGAGTCGGCTAGGGTTTGTGGAGGGGAATGGCGGCGCTGATTATGGTTTGTTTGTTCTAAAATGGAAAGGCTGAAAGTGAACAACATTTTGTGGACGAACCGACCGAGTATCTGCAAAGAATCAATCACCTTGCTTAATACAGGACCAGGAAAAACAGATTAATCCATCTAATAAATACTTACATTAATGGTCACCCTTTCACCTTTCTTAGCATAATCAACAACCCTGTGATCATCATCTTGAATATATACTATCGAACCAATTTCCACAAACTCTTTTCCCGGGACACATATAGGTGTTCCAATCTGTAATAAGATGAATGCAGTTAGTTGAAATCGTGTATTAATAGGAAAAATAGATTATAGTATTACCCTTGCAATGCCTTCGACGACATGAACACTCAAGACGATGGGATCTTTCGTATTGAAAGTACGGTTGGGCATGATCTTGAGGACACAGGGGAAAACTGCTGCCTGTGGAGCTTGTCTCTTTCGTTCCGCCTTAAAATTATCCATGTGAGCCTTGAATTGATCGAAAAGGTGCTCTATAATGTTGGAAGTGAAAATTTTGACACCAAATTGCTGAGCAAGTTCTGGTGTTATTTCAACATCATAAGCCAGGATCGTTGCATATTCCTTCTTCCTGGCACTCACCTTCATCACATCCATCTTCTGTACTGCACCAATACTGATACGACTCACAGGTATGTTAACTTTTGGAGTCTTCAAAAAGTCGAGCAGTGCTTCTACAGACCAGATTGTAGATGCCTGAACATAAACCCATTCACCACTTTTGTCAATCCTACTCATCACTGAATCTACATACTCCATAGCAGATTTTTTGATAACCTCTATATCATCATTAGGCCTCACAACATATAGACTAGCTCCTGCAATAGCATGTTCAAGTCCCTAAAGAAAGAAAGGGGAGAAGTATTAAGCCAGGATTCCAAGGTAATTAAACGTCCACTTCCATATCTTGACCAAATAAGCAATTCATTTAGGCAAGTATGCTAGAATAAGACACAGCTTACCTATGCACCAAttctttttatttgaataaGACACAGTTTAGTTTACCTGTGCAGCAATCTTGATACACTGGGCAGCCTTGATTTCTTTGCAAGGCACATATGTTCTCTGGAAgtggaaataaataatgaaaatgttaaattcaatcaataaaattatCAGTTCCAGATGTATGTTTTGATTGCAAAAATGCATACAAAGCAATATACTACACCAAGTTGCTAGCTTAGTACATTTACTTTCAGGCAAACTCTAGGACCAATTCCATGCACAATTAGGTAGCTTTGCAACTACTCAGGATAACCAACTAACAAGTTTCTCTTCGAGTTCCCTCATGGGGTGGGGTGTTAGCAGTGCTCTAATTGAGGTAACAACTGGTCCCTGCACCAAAAAAGCCAGTGGGTAACTTCTCCCAAGgaacaaaaatggaaatgaggCATAAAATGCATACTCACAAGCCACATCcttcaaaaatggaaatgaggCATAAAATGCAACTGGTTGAAGGATATCCGACCTCAATTGATGTGGTATTAGAAAGTCTGTATTTCCCCTTTTCAAAAGATTGAGTGACTCAATTGTGCGTGGTTCCAACCCACACATAATATCAACAACCAAAACTGCAATATCACATAACCCTGGTATTGGTGAAAGAATCGTGTCCAGAGATATCAATCACTAAAAAACCCGGGACGTTAAGCTTTGCATCAGCCTTTGTTCTCTCACGTATATTCTCAGCAGGTAAATAGGTTGCTCCAATACCTGCCTCACCATGTGTACCACTAATACAACCAAGAAAATTCGTTTTTCCAGCATCGACATGACCCATAATACAACATATAGGAGACCGAAGGTTTTGTCCATTTTGAACAAGCTGATTAgggggaaaatcgggtttatagggTACTTTACGTTaaaaataacgtaaatgtacccattttgttatctcttccatatatgggaaaaacgccaaccgcaTTGGCGTGTCTATAAGTGAAGACGCCAACATAGTGGACGTTTTATAATTTCGTCGTATTTTAGCTgtattttctccaaatacagctaagttaaaacacgccaatATCGTTGACGTTTTCAATTTGAAAAACGCCAATGAcgttggcgtttttaacttAGGAAAGACGCCAACTTGAATGGCATTTCTTCGTTAAACGCCAATGGGAATGGCGTCTCTATGCAGAATATCTGTTTTCGTCGGCAAAAATTTgaaggaaagagtgcaagtgTAAAACGTCAacgtggttggcgtttttaattaaacacgccaacgagaTTGGCGTCTcttataaacacgccaacgTGAGTGGCGAGTCAATAAAGAATGGATGTTTTTAACAATGGCGACGGAAATATCaaagtataaaacgccaatgtcattggcgtttttaaaatGGGTCTCTGGCTGACAAAGCAGCTCATCGTTTGAGGAAGGATTTGATTTACGGGAATTCAGGGAAAGATGGCGAGGCATCATTGCTTCATGGAGAAGACGTCGCCTTTTCAGAGAAGATGGATACGCCTTTCTTTGAAAATTGCATCGCCGTAGAGTCCAACTTGCATGCTTCCATGGGGAGTATGCATGCATTAAATGCAAAGGCATGCATTACCTCTTCAATTGTGAGTAGTTCCGAAAATCAAGGCTGCACTCATGAGGATTCTCCCACCAACTCTATCAAAAATGCCATGCCTACTGCCATGTGGAATGAGAATGCATTTAATGCAAAGGCTACATCCTCTTCTTTCCCTCTAAGTACCGAGAATAAAGCTACCAACCCTCCCTCTTTTATGGAAATTGTGCAGCAGCATGTTGAATTGGAGGATGTGCAAACGGCTAATGTGAAGGGAATCTCGGCAATTTATGAGAAATTAAATGCACCGCCTCCTCTGGTTAATGATGTTACACAAATTAATGAAGGAAAATATACTTCAGCTATGGAGGATAAAGACGCCACTGGGGTTGGCGTTTTTCAATAAAACACGCCACTGGTGTTGGTGTCTCTtctttaaaaacgccaatgtggaCAGCGTTTTTAACTTGAAACACGCCAGTGGTGAAGGCGTTTTTAACAAATATTGTATTCCAATACAATACAGCGTCATACGGTTCGAACTTGTAAAACGTCAATGTAGGTGGCGTCTTCACTTAAAAAACGCCAATATGGGTGGCATCTTCACTTATAAAAACGCCAATATGGGTGacgtttttcccatatatggaatAGATTAGaaaatgggtacattttcgttattttTAACGTAAACTAGCctagaaacccgattttcccctGATTAGGGTTCTTTTCATTGCCCTCTACCACAATTGCAGGTTCTGAATCAACTTCTTCATCAGCAAATCCTGGCAATTTCAAGTCAGCTTCATCCCACTCTTCATCATCTTCCAACTCCTCATCAGCTCCATTGTCTTCCAAAAAAATATCTTCCTGATAACTAACACAGCCTCTCCCAAATCGTCCTCAACCTCTGAAATAGATTGACGACGTTTTTCCATTGCCCTATTCGATTCAAAAAAATCAACACCCATTTTTTCCGAAGCGCCTAACCAAATCAACACAGCCAAAAACAGATAGTAATAATCAGATAATAACGAATATCATAACAATTACGAATAATCACGTAGGGAGAAATTCAATTCAACTCACCTCCGCCGATCGAGACAGGATTTACTTTCGTATGGAATTGTTAACAACAAATAAAGAACCCTAATCTCTCTCTCTGGAGTACTACTAATTTCTTAAATCAGTAAGCCCATATCCTTCAAATCTGATCAAATCTTCTTTTCCTaaaataactcaattataaTTAATGTTCAAATCTTTTCCTTTAACTCTGATCTTAGTTCCTCCAAATCCCCAAAAATATCCTAAAAATGATTAATTTCTTCAATTCTCCAAAAATCAGCTAGTTATTCCCTATTCaattcttcttctcctcttctcaATTAATTATTCATTCCCTATTCaattcttcttctcctcttctcaATTAATTCTTCATTCTTCTTATTCTCAAATTCTTTTTGAATATATCAAGAATAGAGGAACTCTAATGTGTTAGTGTgacttaagagcatccacagtgacGCATGTCCAGGCGGACGTCCGGCCGGCGTGCCGACGTTCCGGaggggacgtccgccattgtgcagcggTGACCAGTGTTATTAATagcgtatggcggcttatggcggtcgGTCAAAAAACCGCCATAGGGATATGGCGGTCGGCATGGCGGTATTATGGCGTAAATGGCGGTcgataaattaacaaataaataaaatataatacataacataagatgcaaaaaaattagaatagttataggaaaattagaaaattaaatggTGGAAGACAATAATTATGGAGACGCTTTCATCGAGTAGAATAGTTatagaaaaagagagagaattatacAGTGGAATTAATCCATGCATCGAGTAGAACAGTTATAAGAAAAGAGGGAGAATTAAATAGTGGAATTAATACAAactgagcatccacaatagtggattAGTGCCCGCCCTAGCCACATGCTAGCGGCTAGGGCGGGCGTCTAGTCCACTATTGCAATCGGCTAACGGTAAGGACGAGCGCGGAGCGGACGAGAGGTTGGGCATGGACTAACTGGCTAGCCGATCGTTGGCCGCCTATTTTGCAGCGAGCAATAGGCTacccaatttatttatttatttttatttttttatttatactctatatttacaactcattccactttatttttttaatatttgataaacaccaataattaaaatgaattaaatcgtatttgtcaatttatttgTTAGGCTAGGGCATTGGCTATGCTATTGTTAGCCTATTGCTAGGCTGTTACTGGGCTAGGACAGTGGCTAGGCTGTAGGAAGGGcatgatgatgtgacaggaagAGTTTTTGGCTAGACTATGCTAGTCTgatgctattgtggatggtccaAGTAGTAGTACATAAAAATTTTCAGTTATCTTGAATCGTGAATGAAAATCTAGAATCTGGAGCCTTGTGCGTGTGGAGACTGGAGAGACGATAACTTGGATTGACAGCAACGGTTATGGTTTTGAAGCCAGGAACTCCCATAAACCCTATAAATAGACTGTTTATAACGGCCAATGGGCTAGGTTACATGTCACGTGGGCCGAGTAGTGGGGTAAGTGGGGTCTTTTTACAAGGCAAAAAGGCATCTCGACCGCCATGAAAGCCATATCCTGCCACGGCGCTTCACGAATGGCGGCCGCCATTCAAAAAAGGGAGTAAACTGCCATATCACATGGTGGCGGTGGCGTTGAGCCTAGAAACTGCCACCGCCATCCGCCACGGTGCCACCATCTCCGCTTTTTAATAACACTGgcggtgacgcggatacggacgtccgctgtggacaccggagttccgcggcattcccgggacgtccgtcgcgacgtccttgtagacgtccgccattgcgttgactccacggacgtccgcgcggacgtcccgattattttattattttttttgaaaattctataaatacggctcgttgaacttcatttcattcacaccacttgtattaacgagtatctctctctctaaatacttttctttcgaagataaatagagcaccacgatagtgattcccccgccacgagcgagtcacagaGACCGATCTTTCCCGTTGGCGGAAGTACCCCAATGTCTGCCACGATGTCCGGAATAGCGGGGATGATGCCTCAACGCCAAATGACAgtggggatgatgcccgggtactacaacatgtacccgccttggtatgggatgatgctccaaatgcccggggtgagtgccggaatgaccccaatgccggggatgatgcacggaatgccggggatgattcccgggatgccggggatgatgccgcccCAGATGACCGAGATGATGATGCCGAGTATGATGTAGGGCTTGCCTGTCGCTGCGGGaggagtaggcagggggtcccccaatcaccggtggacaatgtctatcgcccctatatggatttactgtcgatGGACAACCCCCCGagtactcctctcgagactaagttcactggcatcgagacgttctcgtttgaggagttggggctatctccgatccGGAATTCTCCCATAGACGCACCAACGACGACATGGAGGGGGGAGAACAAGGAGAGagaggggcaggggacggggcacTACCTCGCCTGCGGCGGGGTACGATGGTGAGGCGGTGGCCGCTGAGGTGGGGGGGATCCAGCGGCaaaagaggaccgtctggagcacagaggagtgcatcgcgcttgcgaagatgtggatcagtatagtggaggatccatatatcagggctaaccagcatatcgacaggatgtggtggcgcattagccaaagctacctccaattcaaaccgccaggagggaagcctcacaacggagagcaatgccggaaacagtgggagcggctgaagaGCTCAGCCGATTCGCTGGCATTtgcacaaacaacctccgctcggcaaccaacggcatgtctgccgaggatgtgaagcttctgtctcaccatcaGTTCAAAGACGCTGCGGCGGGCTTCGGGAAATTCAATTATTGGGAGGTGTAtattgtggtgcagacttcggccaagtttactgtgggtgttgaatctggctggccgaagcgtacgaagatcagcgcctccggggagtacagtagcagtgctggttcccacgaactcccccgccgaggcagagttcccgacacctTCAACGTCGACCCGCCGCAGTCGCCCGGTGGGGCAAAAGTCCGCGGCGCAGATGGCGAgtggaagcgccagcgggtccgccgtggcccaatcggcagctcctacccaaaacgatcccgagatCCCCTCACTCGCCTGCATCGCGCAACATGAAACcctgttacgtgcaatggttgaatgacGGACATCGACCCATCGTCATTACAGGTCGTCGCTGaaggatatcatcaacagtatgcggcgcgatttggggttgggagacatggcggagagtggcgacgaggggactaccggcggggacgacgagggtactcgcggcggggaatccgaggagtgagacaacgttttttttaactatgtaattttttttaataattatgtatgtttttttactATGTAtgttgttttaaataaagtggttgtaatttctccgtatttgtgtcaaaattttaattccgtaaattgtttaatttggtgaatttgtgaatttttattattgtgggaagtctttcgggatgtccttggggatgtccgccactgtgcagtgtgatgtccttatgacatgacagtgcagtgggaagtacttatgacgtgacatgaggtgtttttgggatgtccaccgGGACATTCGCACTACTATGGATGCTTTAAGACCTTTTTTTCCAAGTAATTGATGTTAATCCATTATACTTGTACTTGCTTTCTTGTAGTTAATCCTTGACTAACTGAATGTATAGGCATCTCTTATTCGTCATCTCATCTCATGGCCTTTCTCGATTTTTGTACAAAAGTTACCAATTTTGATAGTTGTGGTGCTTCATGGTTTTTTCTAGTTTCCAAAAGATGATTTTCCATGTTGCTTCTCATTCTATTATGTGCAGTGCCTCCACTTTATCTTACTCAGTTTACTCCCACTTTATCTTACTCAGTTTACTCTAAAATTCTCAGCCTTGTGTTTTTCTCCTCACCACTTGGAATGGTTAGTAGTCCATTTTTCACCTCACTACTTTCTATAAGTGCAATTACACACCTCGGGACTTCCTATAAGTCCAGTCATGTTCTAGTTCTGGCTCTTGGTATGTAGTActactaatactaataattaatattattagtgATGTAAGTGAGGGGTGAGGCATTAAGAAGCCAATTTTCCTTTTTTCGGAGGCCATTGGTCTAGGGTGTCAGATCGCAACTATTTAATTATGGAGTAATATTAGTACAAAACCATAGCTGGCTTCATCttagaaatttttattttttagctcGATCGTGGTCCTGTTATAGGCCATTTAAGTGATGGTATATTTTTAGCTTAAGGGTTTATATTCCCAAATATCTCtatgtttttaaataaatactccctccgtcccacattacaAGTCATATTTGTtatgggcacgagttttaagaaatataaagaatagtAAGTAGAAAAGTTTGAAATATGAGACTCACTTTCTTATATTGgttctataataaaatgtgagtgaagtgaattAATGGATTGTGGAACTTACTTAtcatagtaaaagtgaaatgtgactcttattatgagacAGATCCAAATGACAAAACGTGACTTTGATATCAAGTATACTTTCAAATCATATCTGTGGGCATTCACcctttggtaatttcttgtgcGATATCCAAATTCTTTCGATAATTGGTTACTTCCTTTGCAGTCTCATCCTGGTGGTTTGCTTTTCACCAAATTTGGCAGCAAGCAGACGGCCTTGCTTGACTTGGATTTTCCTGTAAGAATCTGTTGATACGGTTCCGTTAGTTATATATGTTATTAGTTCATGTGTTGAACAATTTAACGACTTATAATAAGCAGTCTTCAATATTTTTTGTCTGCAAAATGTGCTAACCCCTATCATTTGACATATTTTAAGATAGGTATGGAGTTGTAATTCTTCTATTGTAACATATAGATTGTCCATTTTATATTGAAGTATGGAAGATATGATGTTGAATGATTATTACAGAGAAAGAAAGAGCCCAAAAGATATTAGATCACATTTCTTGtttgacatgagattttatgtagggTCGATCAGTGCATTAAGTGTAGAGAGAGCATTGTTTCCTTTATTATAAACGTGTCACTTTAAGAGGGACATcggaaaaaaggaaaataataatatatgatgCCACACAAACTagctaaattaataaaattgaaataatatgtTAATGTGTTTCACCAATGCCATAACAAGATTCTATATATGATCCTATTTATGTCATAAAATAATTTGCGAGGAGAGATGCATCAGCTGTTCAGACTAATATAGATCACTCCATTGCATAGACTACAGATATGGGCAGAttgaaaaaaactaaaaacaaataaagtaCGCATTCTTCACTATGGGTCATTCTGGTACACGGAATTGGAATTCCATGGAATGGAATTGGatggaattgaattagaattcaattCAAAATCCTATGTTTGGCAAAATGAACTatatggaattgaatttgaaaaattGCACACGCACACACTACACATGTTGCACAATCATTAAATACACAGTCACTAAAAACACACTAAGCGTGCgcgcacacacactacacacagtcACTAAAAACACATACACGCACGCACATACATAACTCActatatacacacactacagcACTCACAATACACGTATGAGCGTGCATGTGTGTGTGTAAGAATGTGTGCAAGTGTGTGAATGTGGCAAACTGAATGCATCATTTATAAAACGCACACCTTTGTCAAGGATTCTTAATAATCGTGTTTTCACGTAACTAGCAGCGAGAGCACAAAAAGTGTACTCATCAGAGTCGATAAACATGACCGAGCTTCTTCATTGGAATGAGCTTTATGGTGAAGGGGGGTCCAGAAGGAAGAAATCCCTCAGCTACTTCATGTGATGGCAGCAGACATTTGTAGAAATGATGCTTCTCTCTTCTTCGACTGTACGTTTTCTCTCAACCGACCTCTTTTTATTTTGGACATGGTGTGGAAGCCACTTCAATTGTATAACAGGAGTAAAGATTTTGAAGTAATACCTTGTACCCTTCTTATACTAGTAGTTTTTTTGTTGAGATGGTGAAATCTTAGAATAGCCCTGTTGTAAGATAAAATTGGTGGCTGCTCTGCCTTTGTTTCGTCTCCCCCACCTCGGTCGCAAACGACGACGAAATGCTATCCCCTTCATTAGCTTCACAGGGTCTGAGAAGAATTAGTCTATCCTTCGCATATAGTTTGTACCACGTCTGTTGTATTGTGTTTGTTGCTTActtacaattgtaaattaattctAATTAGTTTGTTTTTCCTCATTAATATCATAAACTGTTGATTTTTCTCAAAATGAAGTTGGAATTCTTCATGTTGGATTGTGACGCAAGCTTAATTTTTGATCTATATATATAATCCTGTAATAAACATACTATGTTTGTTTCCACGTAGTGACATGTTTGTCTGAGATTATGTGAACAGAAATGCAAaggatttttttgaaatttaagcGTTCTTGATTGCAGCAAATTTAATTATCCTTGTTTGTGGAAAGGTGAAAAAGGATGGATCAAAATGCTATACCTATACCTAACCTTCTAAATGGAAAGGCTCAAGGATCATGACATGGACTCATGGACCCTAACACAAGAATGATGGTCCATTTAGTGTCAGAGGCGTTGAAAAGA is part of the Salvia splendens isolate huo1 chromosome 6, SspV2, whole genome shotgun sequence genome and encodes:
- the LOC121808870 gene encoding eukaryotic translation initiation factor 5B-like, which encodes MGHVDAGKTNFLGCISGTHGEAGIGATYLPAENIRERTKADAKLNVPGFLVIDISGHDSFTNTRGPVVTSIRALLTPHPMRELEEKLRTYVPCKEIKAAQCIKIAAQGLEHAIAGASLYVVRPNDDIEVIKKSAMEYVDSVMSRIDKSGEWVYVQASTIWSVEALLDFLKTPKVNIPVSRISIGAVQKMDVMKVSARKKEYATILAYDVEITPELAQQFGVKIFTSNIIEHLFDQFKAHMDNFKAERKRQAPQAAVFPCVLKIMPNRTFNTKDPIVLSVHVVEGIARIGTPICVPGKEFVEIGSIVYIQDDDHRVVDYAKKGERVTINILGRFVHKMLFTFSLSILEQTNHNQRRHSPPQTLADSRSLSTVSTSAHNSDTV